The Alnus glutinosa chromosome 1, dhAlnGlut1.1, whole genome shotgun sequence region TACATCACTGCCACAACCTCAACCACTATTCCCCTGTTTTGGTGCTCAGCTAACCACCACTTTCCCTACCAATTTGGCCACAGCACCGCTTTTTCCGCCCAGTTTTACCTCCGCAGATGGCATCACATCCAAAAACTCCACAATGATCCCACTACTTCTAAACTTTCTACGTTATTCTTGCTTACTACTGATGCCATCACTGCAATATGCCACCTCTGTCACTTCTGCTGTTACCACTATGTACCTTTCTGCTTCACCACTACAGAAAACTCTTGCTTCAACCTCCATCCATATCACTACAAAAACCATTGCAATTGCCACAATCACTATAATCATCTTTAGATTCTTTGCTGCTGCTACAGCTGGACACCGTCAGCACCACTATCACCACTATGACCGTAGCGTTTGCTACTGCTGATGAGCCACTAGCATGACCAACTCCACCAATCATTATTATAGGAAATGAATTTTTCACATGTAACTGATAGATGAGAACTTATCTAGGTTTTATTCTTTTGACTGAAATTAAATGAACTTGTCAATCATCCATCCGACCATATTTTACATTGATAAATGTGAGATCTAGTTCtgttatgtaatttttaagtgtTATTGGAATTTGCTGTATAACAATACTGTTCATCTATAGAAAATGAGTTACCTGATCAAggatgtattttcttttctaaatgatGGTGAAAATCACAGCACTGGTTGGTTAGACAGCCTGCTTCAACCCCCCATGACGCTATAATATATGTCAAGATGCTTTTAGCTCTTTGTTATAGTTCCAAGTATAAAATTCCTTTCTAGACTTGAAATGGAGGGATTATCTTGCAGTTGTACGTcagtgttatttattttgttcCTAAGTTGTCATTCTGTTCTTGATGGCTGTTTATTTAGGGTAAAACTTTAAATTACTAGGAAAAATTAGTAATTATTCTTTCATTCTAAGTAAGCAATCTGTCAATGACTGGTTTTTTAGGTAATATTAGCAACAAATATTGCTGAGACATCGGTGACAATACCTGGAATCAGGTATGTTATAGATCCTGGATTTGTAAAAGCACGCTCCTATGATCCGGTCAAAGGGATGGAATCCTTGGTCATTGTTCCAACATCTAAAGCACAAGCTCTTCAGAGGAGGTAGGCATATTTGATCATGCTTGGTGGTTCTAAGTGAATAATTATATACAAATCTGAATAAGTTGAGTTTGTATGATGGTCTCTTGTGTGTATTTACTAAAGTTAACTACATCCTCCACCACCGATTAAGTGTCCCTTTTCACTCAATAGGAGATATTGCTCGTTAGTTATTGACACCTGTCACTGCCAATTGGGCGTTTTACTTAAAAAGTCTTGTTAGTTAACACCACCTGTGACCAAAGTTGGACTTCCTTTTCAATTTATATAAGGTCTTGTTTGCCAAAATATTTGTGACATAGTTTGTGATTTACACTAATAGTTTTAATTTGGATACCAACCATGTGCACCCTGTATTAATTATCTTCATCTCCATGCATTCATATGTGTTTCCTTGTCTTCCTCCTCCTTGTCCTGTTCTTTATGTTATGATCCACCGTTAGATTGGTATATCCCTGGATACTCAAGAAGGATGGTCACAAAGGGATAATCCAGGATGACTACTGATTTCCTACTTCAGTGGACGTGCAGGGCGTGAAGGACCTGGAAAGTGCTTTCGTCTCTACCCGGAGAGTGAATTTGAGAAACTTGAGGATTCAACAAAGCCTGAGATCAAGCGGTGCAACCTCTCTAATGTCATTTTGCAGCTCAAGGCTCTGGGCGTCGATGATATTCTTGGGTTTGACTTCATGGAGAAACCTTCAAGGTAAATATTTGTAGATGGttcatcattcttcttcttttttctattttttttttcttttatatatatatatatatatatatatatatatatatataagtaaatgaACTTCATTAAAAACACAAAGGGTGcacccaagtacacaagaagtgtGCAAGAGAAACACTTAtacataaaaggaaaaaagatttttataaaaaaaagtcaaaactagaaatataaaaacactcataGGCAGTTGGTTCATCATTCTTCTTTACCTTTTGCATATGTGGGTGCGCCATGTTTGTGTAATATTATGACTTGAACCCTAAGAGTAAGACTTGACTTTGACTATGTTTGGCCACATGGATCTTCTCAGTCAGCTCCTCCATTGAAGAAAAACCCCGAGGCCAGCCTATTAATTCATTTGggaaatgtataataaattttaGGAAGTAAAAATTGGTTGAAAATGTTctgcttacttatcaaaaaaaaaaaattggttgaaaATGTTATATCCCCTGGTTGGTTTCAGAAGCGTAAATCTGCCTGTTTATCTATTATAATCGGGTCAATTCCAGCAGTTGTGGATCCATTATAGCTGGTGACTATTAGAATCATCATTATCAAGTGAACATCTTTAATGGTTGGATTTGTTATTCAAACCAGATTGTGGTTTCAGTGATATGCTTTGGTAGTCTTCTGTTTCTTAATAGTGCTCTCTCATGGAACCTGTATTGTTTTCTAGAAGGCTTCTAGGTGTTTTAATTGCATCTATTAATCTGTTCTATTGTTACTAAACTAAAGCTTTATTATCTTTCAAAGATGTCTCTTggtacatgatttttttttttttttgcacattcGGACAGGGCATCTATTGTCAAATCATTGGAGCAGTTGTTCTTGCTAGGTGCTTTAACAGATGAGTGTAAACTTTCAGATCCTGTTGGCCATCAAATGGCTCAGCTCCCCTTAGATCCTATTTATTCAAGAGCTCTTATCCTGGCTAGTCAGTTCAACTGCTTGGAAGAAATGTTGATAACTGTTGCGATGCTCTCGGTGGAATCAATTTTTTATGCCCCTCGTGAAAAGTTAGAAGAGGTATATTGCATGGAAATTGCTACTTCTAATGTGTTTGTGATAATATTTTCATTGATGTTATAGTTGGGCAATGATATGACAGTGACTGAATGAATACTTAATACTATTTGCATTAGTCAGATAAGTAATATGAGCAAGTGGTAATGAGCAAGAATTTAATCCATATGTTAGATGGTTCAGTTTGGTTTGCTATTAGATATAATGATTATTGGCAAAGGGTCTTGAAGGACGCAGTTATATCAGGTGGATCTGTTTAGTGGGAGATTAATACTTCAATGAGTGGCGGTAATATTAGTTTAGGCAGTAATTGTGGAATGAGTAGTTCATAGCTTAAATAATTCTTGGAACTTTTTGATATTGATTTGTTATCACCCATTTCGGTGTGTATTATCTCATTATAGAGAGGACTACTGCAGCTCCTTATCCTTGTTGCTTTATTTTTGTCATGCCTATGGACTTGTAGTAATTGTTTCTGCCATGTTATCCCTGTATTGGTCAGGCAAGAACTGCAATGAAAAGCTTTTCATGTCCAGAAGGAGACCACCTCACTTTGGTTAATGTATATCGCGCATCTGATGAATTCTTGGAGAAGAGAACAGTGGGGCTtagtaaagagaaaaatgaaaaaattctGAGAAAGTGGTGCAAGGAAAATTTTATCAACAGTCGTTCCCTGAGGCACGCTCGTGACATCCACAGGTTGGCTGTCTATTATCCTTGTCAGAAATGTACCAAAATGGTTTCACCATTCAGAAGATCATTAATATCTGATCCATTTTAGTTTACACAAATCTCCATCCTTAAGTTTATTAGGTGCTTTATTGCAGTCAAATTCGGGGAAATGTTGAGCAAATGGGTCTTCGTCTTGCTTCTTGTGGAGATGACATGCTTCAGTTCTGCAGATGTCTTGCTGCTTCATTTTTCCTCAATGCAGCTTTGAAGCAGCCTGAGGGAACATACAGGTATGGACTAATGAGTGTAACCTTGACATGAATGATGTTGAAATGCATCTGGCAGTTCTTATAGTTCCACTTCTCTTTATACCTTTTAATGAGGTCAACATCACATTTGAAGATGTTCCTATAGTTTGTAAATGTCTAGTGACTTTATTCGACTTTCAGTTGTCATATGTctgtatttttgtttaatttataaatgTCTAGTCACTTTAATGTTCTATTCTCAATTAGACTTCTCATGCTTACTTAACTAAATGGCAGGGCTTTGGCAAGTGGTCAGGTCGTGCAGATCCACCCTTCTTCTGTGTTATTCCGGGCAAAACCAGAGTGCATAGTTTTCAATGAACTAGTCCAAACAAATCACAAGTACATCCGTAACATAACTAAAATCGATTACGTGTGGTTAGCTGAGCTGGCTCCTCAATATTATTGCATGCAAAATTAAATCTTGTTGTCAATACTAACTGGTAAGATCACGAATTCTCTTGGTTCATTTGACAGTTTTGTGGGTTGGGCTCATTTTTTCTGTTGTTCACTCTTGGTATGCTTAATTTATCATGAATATAATCCACAAACTTCTGACCATGTTGTACCTGCACGGGTCCCAACTTAAATGAATAAGGTAGAAGTAAACTCAGCTACTTTTTCAAACCTGTGCAGGCATGGGAAGTTGCTTACCACGGCATTCTGTAGCCTgatattttttacttaattgtTGAGAGGAGTGGCTGTTTTTTGATGGAAATCTCGCTGGAAACTAGAATGTGATGGCTTCTTGTCCGGTTTGGCACTGGCTTTCAATCTTGTCCTGACAGGGATTTCTGGCTTCGCATGTGCCATGGATATGACATTGAAGAGCTTCTTTAGAAAATTAGAAGGTGGCTCCCAGTTATCTGTGGACATTCCTATCAATGTGACCGAAGGCACCATTTCGCACCTGCGTTTGTATCATAATATGTGAAAACAAGAATGGCTGTTGCTTAGAGGCATATGAGCAACTGAATAAGTTGCAGCTTTCTTGAGTCCCTTTTACTTTGCTTTGGGACGTGTACATGTTTCAGTTCATTCCACAACTTACTACTAATCTAAATGGGGTCGTGGCAGCCTTGAGCATTGGTGAGTAAACGAGTCATCATCAGTCAGTCAGAAAGCCTTGCAAGGGACCAGGAATGAGTTTCAGATTTCATAATCTATTTTAGGAAGGGGGAAATTGTTGTTGACTGCTGGTGATATATCttaattgttcatatatatgtttatcttaATTCACAGCATTCCTTATCAACCTATTGGCTCCTTATCCTTGTAGTGCCTCTTATTAGATAATTGGAGCATTCATTGATGAAATCATGAAACCAACGAGTTAtttgtaccaaaaaataaaaaaggagtaAAAATAAAGGTTGGGCAACCCAAATAGGAGCTTGAAAACAACCAGAAATCAATGctataaaacttaaaactacTGAAAATTGGTCAAATAAATGACCTGGTCCATTGAGATAATTGGGGCTTTCACAAATGGCGGTTTGTAGTAAAGTTCTGTAAATGGAACAACCAACGAAATAATTGCGGCAAGCGAGAAGATGCTTCTTAACAATAGAACAAGCACAGAAGAATGTTGCTTTCGGAGCAGCCAAAGAGAAGTCTCATCACAATGTCCAGAAAATGTGGTACTCGACAGGAAGAGCTTGGAAGACACCAAATCAAAAACTGCAACAAGATCTGTAAATCTCTATAGCCCCCAAAAGGATATCAACTATGGAGATCCACCACAGGAGAAATGGGAAAGACGACGAGTAAATGTGTGGACCAAAACAAAGTGAAAATGGAGGCAACGTGTGTAACACACGCGCACCATGGTGGTGCGTGGAGTGCACGCACAGTGATGGAGGATGTTGGCTGTAGTCGAGGAGGCTGGTGGAGGTGGAGGGAGGGCACATGTGCTAAGCAGGAAAACAAAACCTCGTAGATTTGACTTTGTTGAAgataaaaccaaagaaaaaccaaaaacaaaaaatgcagGGGAGGGAGATAGGAGGGGGAAGGGAGGATAATGGAGGCAAGCTCCATACCTCCTCCCCCACTTTTGCAGTTATCTATCATCTTTGTAGTTCTAAATATTCTTCATTGAGAAATTATTAGATGTCCGAACAATTCGTAAAATCAAAAGAGATTTGTTATAATAGTATTTCacatctttttctcttcttttttattttattttattatttattatttgttagCTATTTGACTAAAAACTCAATAGAGGTcataaaatttagaatgaaatgtatcaaattgaaaatcaaaaatAGCGAAAAGTAAAGGAAGTTTCAAACCCTTGAATGGTCGACTTCCGTATGCTAAGACAAGGATGCTGGAACAAATTGtgtgcctatatatatatatatatatatatatatatatatgattggcAGCtggttttcttttatatttcgcTCAATTGGCCGCTTGCTCACAGTTGATGgaattatttaaaagaaaatggcaAGTTTCGAATATGTTGTTATTAAATGTAACTGGCAGAGGCCTGCACTCAATGGGAAAAAAGTCTTACCTGTTCTTTTACATGTGTTTTGATTTCTTCCATAAACATAAATAAGGTAGGTAGGATATCTGGGTCAAACTGAAGAACATTCAAATTGGAATTTCATGTGAACAAACGGCCATCGTTTTGCAACAGCTAGCATTTTGTTACATACTCGATCGTCCACCGACAACCACTAGGATTGAAATACTAAGAGAGAAAGAATATTCGCGAGTTCGTTACAAAAACTGACCATGTAAAATTGATACCTACTGcccaagtttggtgccttctaCTTCCCCACACTATACGCCTTTTAGCATATCAAATTAAATTGGTACCTCCACTCCGTCTGACCTATTTGGTTATGAGCTGCGTttctaaataaagtaaataataataataataataataataagaaaaagagaCTGCACTGTTctaaaaccgaaaaaaaaaaaataacaacaaaatttaacacGAAATATTAAAAATAGTGTAAAAATACTTTCAAAGAATAGAAAATTGGTCAATATTTGAGTGCTATCCTATTTCAAAACGTTTTTAAACAATCGGCTGTAATTACACGAGCATATATAGACCCAGTCACCCAGCACACCCACACAGTGCACTCGTTTTTGCAACTTGCATGGAGAGGTTGGTAGAAGAGATTTGATTGGTGTCATAGAATTAATAGAATCCTTAATCAGGAAACTCAAAATTTGTTATCTATCTTAATTCATAAGTCTTATTAcagagtcgagtcgagtcgagtcgatcCATCATGGGAAACTCGTGTGCGTGTGCATGTTTCAGTCCCAAGGAGAAGCAGCAGGTGACGTCCTTCGAAAGAGAACCCTCAAAACGCTTACCCAACTCTTCGCCTTTCTCCCCCTTCTCCACTACCAAAAGCAAAAGCAAGAAGAAGGGAGATCTTGATCAAGAGTACTACGACGATGCTCTCATTCAACAGCAGGCCCAGCTTGCCGCGGCTCTCCTCTTCCAGCATCATCAGCAGAGCGGTTCTTTGCCCCTCAACCGCTCCGCTTCTGTAGTCTATCCCTCTCCTGCTCCTAAAAAGATCCCAAGGAGTTCCAGTTCTGGGCAGCACTCACGCGCCGATCCCACTCTCATTCACCCTCATCACCTTCTTAATAAGGTTTGATATTATATCATAttcccttggttttttttttttttggaattataTTCTGTTTATGGCAAATTAAGAATGAGTTTTGGTTGATCTTCTGCTTTCCCTGCGTTCTGATGAATAGTGTTTAGGAAGATTAAATTACATCACGTTCCTCATGAATAGTGTTTGGCTGAACATCTCTTCTCGTTAACCATAAAACTGAAGGGGTTTGGTCACACATtcattgaaaatttcaaatacgATGGCTGGGAAATATCATGGATTCTATGGGTACTGCCCCCTTTTAGATGGTGAAGAGTCGCAACTTATGAGTAAAATAACATATACTCAAGTGTTCAACAAAAACACGCTTCCTACTTTTCAACCTGccgtcaaaaaagaaaaatcacccCTGTGCATTAATAAAAcagaatgatgattatatgtCTTGTCATCCAGGAAAGTATATTCTCAATCATTTCTAAACTCATAATGCTGCTCAAATACTCTGCATGTTCAGTAGGAAATGaaaagaatgatgattatatgtCATGTCATCCAGGAAAGTATTCCACaacttattttgataattttcctTCCTTAGGATCTAAAGATTGAAGGTCTGGAAACCAATCGTTTTGTCCTTGTTCACGGAGGTGGCTTTGGTGCCTGGTGTTGGTATAAAACTATGACACTTTTGGAAGAAAGCGGATACAGAGTCGATGCAGTTGACTTAACGGGCTCTGGAGTTCATTCATTTGATACAAACAGCATTGCCACTCTTGCACAATACGTAAAGCCACTTACTGATATCCTAGAGAAACTAGGAGATGGGGAAAAGgtttttgctctctctctctctctctctctaatagtGCACTATCACTGTTTGTATTTATGTATGCCTATAGGGTGAATATTGTCAATGCCTGAGCTCTGGTGTTATTTGATAAGTTGggcttagtttttttttactttcaattacaatttacaaggATAAAAATTTCATATGGTTATAATCTTAGACAGCAATGACTAGCACAGAAAGGGATGATTCAACAGTAACCATTTTGTGACATATCCTCACTTTCCCACTCTTGATATGCTATTTCATTCTCTATTTGTATATAGATTCCATGCCCTATTTCCCTCCTTTCTTCATGCTTAAAAACAATTCCAAGCTTCTCACATTTCAATTTGAAatgaatattttcttttgttatatatagACTCTGCTATTCAGGTGaacaaaatattcctataaattTCACTTGCCTCTGCAAAATTTAGAAACTTTATAGCATTGTGGTgaaataattgaaattaaattcagCATTCACATTGACTGATCC contains the following coding sequences:
- the LOC133869649 gene encoding pre-mRNA-splicing factor ATP-dependent RNA helicase DEAH10 codes for the protein MPSMAQGGLRNSTDNHHKLNARFTIDDRKVDPAFSRKQKIAEHRKSLPIASVEKRLVDEVRNNNTLIIVGETGSGKTTQLPQFLFNGGFCRDGKTIGITQPRRVAAVTVSKRVAEECGVELGQRVGYSIRFEDVTSGSTRIKYMTDGLLLREALLDPYLSRYSVIIVDEAHERTVHTDVLLGLLKNVQKARSKSFNDRLNIVKKKENNGTLSDKDNGVFLKQCQGRKFPPLKLIIMSASLDARGFSEYYGGARAVHIQGRQFPVDIFYTHHAEPDYLDATLITILQIHLEESPGDILVFLTGQEEIESVERLVKERLQQLPEGSRKLLTAPIFSALPSEKQMRVFAPAPAGFRKVILATNIAETSVTIPGIRYVIDPGFVKARSYDPVKGMESLVIVPTSKAQALQRSGRAGREGPGKCFRLYPESEFEKLEDSTKPEIKRCNLSNVILQLKALGVDDILGFDFMEKPSRASIVKSLEQLFLLGALTDECKLSDPVGHQMAQLPLDPIYSRALILASQFNCLEEMLITVAMLSVESIFYAPREKLEEARTAMKSFSCPEGDHLTLVNVYRASDEFLEKRTVGLSKEKNEKILRKWCKENFINSRSLRHARDIHSQIRGNVEQMGLRLASCGDDMLQFCRCLAASFFLNAALKQPEGTYRALASGQVVQIHPSSVLFRAKPECIVFNELVQTNHKYIRNITKIDYVWLAELAPQYYCMQN
- the LOC133869656 gene encoding putative methylesterase 11, chloroplastic, whose amino-acid sequence is MGNSCACACFSPKEKQQVTSFEREPSKRLPNSSPFSPFSTTKSKSKKKGDLDQEYYDDALIQQQAQLAAALLFQHHQQSGSLPLNRSASVVYPSPAPKKIPRSSSSGQHSRADPTLIHPHHLLNKDLKIEGLETNRFVLVHGGGFGAWCWYKTMTLLEESGYRVDAVDLTGSGVHSFDTNSIATLAQYVKPLTDILEKLGDGEKVILVGHDFGGACISYIMELFPSKISKAIFIAAAMLSSGQSTLHVFSQQTGSNDLMQQAQTFLYANGKDQPPTAIDLDKALVKDLLFNQSPSKDVSLALVSMRPIPFAPVMEKLSLSEVNFGSVRRFYIITQEDCAIPVSLQEKMVRTNPPEEVFWLKGSDHAPFFSRPQSLHKILVEISQIPPSMSE